Sequence from the Actinocatenispora sera genome:
ACCAACCGCGGCGCGTACGGGGTGGACGGGCTCGCCGGCCGGCCGGTCTCCACCGGAGCCGCCGGCTCCGGTACCGAGGTGGTCGCGACCCGGTTGTTCGCCGCGGCCGGGATCACCCTGCGCGGGTTCGAACAGCACAAGCTGGGGCTGCGCGACTCGATCGCGGCGCTGCGGGCCGGCATCATCGACGCGTTCTTCTTCTCCAGCGGCCTGCCCTGCACGGCGATCGCCGAGCTGGTCGCCTCCGGTGACCTGGAGGTCGGCCTGATCGATCTGAGCAGCTACGTGCCGACCCTGCAGAGCCAGTACGGCGAGGTGTACAGCACCGGCTGGATCCCGAACTCGATCTACACCCTCACCTCGGTGAGCACCGTGGCGATCGCCAACGTGCTCGCGGTGCCGGCGGCGATGAGCGAGTCCGCGGCGTACCAGCTGACCCGGCTGCTGTTCGTCGCCAAGCCCCGGCTGTCCGCCGCGCACCCGGAGGGCCGGCAGCTCGACCCGCGCTCCGCCCTCGGCACCTACCCCGTCCCGCTGCATCCTGGTGCCGAACGGTTCTACCGCGAGCAGAAGGCCCCGTAGGTAGGTGCCGCGCCGCCGTGCTCAGCCGGCGTAGGCGTTGTACGCGGCGTAGGCGAAGTTGATCCGGTTGGTGCTGTTGCACGCGCCGCAGATCTCGTACTTGTTCTGGAAGGCGAGGACGGCGTCGTCGATGGTGCCCGCCGCCTGGAGGTCGCCGAGCCCGTAGCCGGGGAAGCTCGTCAGCTCGAACCAGATGAAGTTCAGCTGCAACGTCAGGTCGTAGACGTTGCCGCCGGCGGCGAACTCGGCCACGTTGTCGCCCGGGTCGGTGTCCCACCGGCCGCCGGCACTCCACTGCGCGATGCCCCGGCCCGGGCCCCCGCCGTACTCCCAGATGGTCGGGTCCATGCCGGACTCCTGGTCGAGGTTGCCGATGATGCCGGCCGACTGCTGCGCCGTCAGGCCCTTGGCGACGAAGTAGTTGAACGCGGCCTGCTCGTTCTGGGTGATCACCGACGGGGCGATCGGTGAGTTGTTGGGGCTCATCCCGCCGTGGCTGCCGGCTTTTACCGTGGCCGCGCCGGTCTGGGGCGACGCCTGTGCGGGCGCGGTGGTACCGGCCAGCGTCAGGGCGCCGGCGAGAGTCGCGGTGAGGATGGCGACACGTGCCTTGCCGGATCTGAACACGACACACTCTCCGTTCTTCGCCGGTGCGGTTGCTGGGACCGGCGCTGGTAGGGGATCCCCGCGAACGAACCGGGGCCA
This genomic interval carries:
- a CDS encoding phage tail tip lysozyme; the encoded protein is MFRSGKARVAILTATLAGALTLAGTTAPAQASPQTGAATVKAGSHGGMSPNNSPIAPSVITQNEQAAFNYFVAKGLTAQQSAGIIGNLDQESGMDPTIWEYGGGPGRGIAQWSAGGRWDTDPGDNVAEFAAGGNVYDLTLQLNFIWFELTSFPGYGLGDLQAAGTIDDAVLAFQNKYEICGACNSTNRINFAYAAYNAYAG
- a CDS encoding TAXI family TRAP transporter solute-binding subunit; translation: MRRRSVLTALAGAALTGAAPLLAGCTEDPGPRPRLSLATGENGGVYQPLGRALGTTLDSRWRVEAAPTAGSVENLERLRTGRAQVAFTSVDVAAQDLDGLGSFGSKYQLRALGELYADHVHLLIATNRGAYGVDGLAGRPVSTGAAGSGTEVVATRLFAAAGITLRGFEQHKLGLRDSIAALRAGIIDAFFFSSGLPCTAIAELVASGDLEVGLIDLSSYVPTLQSQYGEVYSTGWIPNSIYTLTSVSTVAIANVLAVPAAMSESAAYQLTRLLFVAKPRLSAAHPEGRQLDPRSALGTYPVPLHPGAERFYREQKAP